One region of Hydrogenobaculum sp. Y04AAS1 genomic DNA includes:
- a CDS encoding EAL domain-containing protein — protein MDFFEGMEIKSYLQPIFSFKTQDLVGFEALCRGFKNDNMIIVV, from the coding sequence ATGGACTTTTTTGAAGGTATGGAAATTAAGTCTTACCTTCAGCCCATCTTTTCTTTTAAAACCCAAGATTTGGTTGGTTTTGAAGCTCTTTGTAGAGGCTTTAAAAATGACAACATGATAATCGTTGTTTAA